One genomic segment of bacterium includes these proteins:
- the ispD gene encoding 2-C-methyl-D-erythritol 4-phosphate cytidylyltransferase: protein MVTAIIVAAGVGQRMEKEIPKQYLGIINKPLLFYTLDKIALCPKIDEIIVVVSEDRISYCQKEIVEKYKISKVKEIVKGGKERQDSVYLGLKKVSPSTELVLIHDGVRPLITNVLLEEVILRTMDEDAVVVGKLIRDTMVLKGKSYYIEKTLERKNVYTLETPQCFKYDLIKQAYQKAYQDNFYGTDDTSLVVRIGKKVAIIENNQVNIKVTYPQDLLLVEYLLLRDKI from the coding sequence ATGGTTACAGCAATTATCGTGGCCGCTGGAGTGGGCCAAAGGATGGAGAAAGAAATTCCTAAGCAGTATTTAGGGATCATTAATAAACCTTTATTATTTTATACCTTAGACAAAATAGCCCTTTGTCCTAAAATAGATGAAATTATTGTAGTGGTCTCAGAAGATAGGATCAGTTACTGCCAAAAGGAGATAGTAGAAAAGTATAAAATTTCTAAAGTGAAAGAAATTGTTAAAGGAGGAAAAGAAAGACAAGATTCTGTCTATCTTGGTTTAAAAAAAGTTAGCCCCTCTACAGAGTTAGTCTTAATCCATGATGGGGTAAGACCACTAATTACCAATGTCTTATTAGAAGAGGTTATTTTAAGAACTATGGATGAAGATGCGGTAGTAGTAGGAAAACTAATTAGAGATACTATGGTGCTTAAGGGTAAAAGTTATTATATAGAGAAAACTTTAGAGAGAAAGAATGTTTATACTTTGGAAACACCACAATGTTTTAAATATGATTTAATTAAGCAAGCTTATCAAAAGGCTTATCAAGATAACTTTTATGGAACTGATGATACTTCTTTAGTAGTTAGAATAGGAAAAAAAGTAGCGATTATTGAAAATAATCAAGTAAATATCAAGGTTACTTATCCCCAAGATCTTCTTTTGGTAGAATACTTATTATTGAGAGATAAGATATAA
- a CDS encoding TRAM domain-containing protein: MVLCIGSGYFIGKSLQHPIYYGIISSIFLIVIILLVELYIQNIQKISSKILWLSFLGLFSGIIFCNLLIDFVSDIFETGKVINLPTKLLLNIIFGCLGTIIAIKSEKSVGDFNFRKSKITKNSLKILDTSVIIDGRIADICEVGFVEGILIVPRFVLKELQYIADSPDALKRNRGRRGLDVLNRIQKKVGVKIVIEEIDYLKIHEVDAKLVKLAKELNAKILTNDFNLNKVAELEGVLVLNINELAEVLRPVVLPGEAMRVNIIKEGKEKGQGITYLDDGTMVVIDNAAKCVGRKVTITVASVLQTTAGRMIFANLEES; encoded by the coding sequence ATGGTGTTATGTATAGGAAGTGGTTATTTTATAGGAAAAAGCCTCCAGCACCCAATTTATTATGGAATTATTAGTAGTATTTTCTTAATTGTAATAATATTGTTAGTTGAGTTATATATTCAAAATATTCAAAAGATTTCTAGTAAAATTTTATGGTTAAGCTTTTTAGGATTATTTTCAGGCATAATCTTTTGTAATTTATTAATTGATTTTGTAAGTGATATTTTTGAGACAGGAAAAGTCATTAATCTCCCTACAAAGCTTTTATTGAATATTATTTTTGGTTGTTTAGGGACAATTATTGCAATTAAAAGTGAAAAGAGTGTTGGGGATTTTAATTTTAGGAAAAGTAAGATTACTAAAAATAGCCTAAAAATTTTAGATACTAGTGTCATCATTGATGGAAGAATTGCTGATATCTGTGAAGTTGGGTTTGTTGAGGGGATATTAATAGTCCCACGATTTGTTTTGAAAGAGTTACAATATATAGCTGATTCTCCAGATGCCTTAAAGAGAAATAGAGGCAGAAGAGGATTAGATGTTTTAAACAGAATTCAAAAGAAAGTAGGAGTTAAAATAGTCATTGAAGAGATTGATTATCTTAAAATTCATGAGGTTGATGCTAAGTTAGTAAAATTAGCAAAAGAGTTAAATGCTAAGATACTAACTAATGATTTTAATCTTAATAAGGTAGCTGAATTAGAAGGAGTATTAGTCTTAAATATTAATGAATTAGCAGAAGTTTTGCGACCAGTAGTTCTTCCTGGTGAAGCAATGAGGGTAAATATCATAAAAGAAGGTAAAGAAAAAGGACAGGGAATAACTTACCTTGATGATGGAACTATGGTGGTAATAGATAACGCCGCAAAATGCGTAGGACGAAAAGTAACGATAACAGTAGCTAGCGTCCTACAAACTACAGCCGGAAGGATGATTTTTGCTAATTTAGAGGAAAGCTAA
- a CDS encoding CarD family transcriptional regulator, which translates to MFKIGSKVVHPLHGAGIIELIEEKEILHQIRQYYVIKISGSNMRVMVPADAVEKVGIRAIVEEEEVDKILEYLKGNVSKEEISDWKVRYSVNLDKIKSGSICKVAEVAKTLFIRNKEKSLSSGEKKLFDSACQLIITELAYVKRMEIEEASLIVRGILKKSEQESEEESIV; encoded by the coding sequence ATGTTTAAAATTGGGAGTAAAGTAGTTCATCCGCTGCATGGTGCAGGTATTATTGAACTAATTGAAGAAAAAGAAATACTACATCAGATTCGTCAGTATTATGTGATAAAGATTTCTGGTAGTAATATGAGGGTAATGGTTCCAGCAGACGCTGTTGAGAAAGTTGGAATAAGAGCAATTGTAGAGGAAGAAGAAGTAGACAAAATATTAGAATATTTAAAAGGTAATGTTTCCAAGGAAGAGATTTCAGATTGGAAAGTTAGATATTCAGTAAATTTAGATAAGATTAAGAGTGGTTCTATATGCAAGGTAGCGGAAGTAGCAAAGACTTTATTTATTAGAAACAAAGAAAAGAGCTTATCTTCTGGAGAAAAAAAACTTTTTGATAGTGCTTGCCAGCTTATTATTACTGAGTTAGCCTATGTTAAAAGGATGGAGATTGAAGAAGCAAGTTTAATCGTAAGAGGTATCTTAAAAAAGAGCGAGCAAGAAAGCGAAGAAGAAAGTATAGTTTAA
- a CDS encoding dTDP-4-dehydrorhamnose 3,5-epimerase family protein, which produces MIEGVKAKKIRIIPDERGRLMEILRCDDEIFTKFGQLYLTTAYPGVVKGWHYHKVQCDNMVVASGMMKIVLYDSREDSPTFKEVSEFFMGEHNQILLHIPPLVYHGFKCISEEEAMVINCPTEPYCYQQPDEYRVDPHHNDIPYSWQRKDG; this is translated from the coding sequence ATGATAGAAGGAGTAAAGGCAAAAAAAATAAGAATTATTCCTGATGAACGAGGAAGATTAATGGAGATTTTAAGATGTGATGATGAAATCTTTACAAAATTTGGTCAGTTATACTTAACTACTGCTTATCCAGGGGTTGTTAAGGGATGGCATTATCATAAGGTGCAGTGCGATAATATGGTGGTAGCTTCTGGAATGATGAAGATTGTGTTATACGATAGCCGAGAAGATTCACCTACTTTTAAGGAGGTAAGTGAATTCTTTATGGGCGAACATAATCAAATCTTACTCCACATTCCCCCGTTAGTATACCATGGGTTTAAATGTATTAGCGAAGAAGAAGCTATGGTAATTAATTGCCCTACCGAACCTTATTGTTACCAACAACCAGATGAATATAGGGTAGATCCTCATCATAATGATATTCCTTATTCTTGGCAGCGAAAAGATGGATGA
- the rfbB gene encoding dTDP-glucose 4,6-dehydratase, with protein sequence MKILVTGGAGFIGSNFIIYLLNKYPDYKITNLDALTYASNLDNLAEVETCPNYEFARGDITDQRLVDKILKDKEIEVIINFAAESHVDRSIEEAEVFIRTNVLGTQVLLSSAKRQGIRRFIQISTDEVYGSLGSTGYFTESTPLSPNSPYSASKAGADLLVLAFWHTHKFPGIITRCSNNYGFYQFPEKLIPLMILNALEDKFLPVYGDGLNVRDWIYVEDHCRGIDLVLHKGQEGEVYNFGGNSEKTNLETVRTILQLLNKPENLVKYIKDRPGHDRRYAIDFTKAEKELGWRPQYSFQEGIKMTTEWYVKNSKWVYRVKSKEYLEYYEKMYGNKVNL encoded by the coding sequence ATGAAGATATTAGTTACCGGAGGAGCAGGTTTTATTGGATCTAATTTTATCATCTACCTGCTTAATAAATATCCAGATTATAAGATTACTAACTTAGATGCCCTTACTTATGCAAGTAATTTAGATAATTTAGCGGAAGTGGAAACTTGTCCTAATTATGAGTTTGCCAGAGGGGATATTACCGATCAAAGACTTGTAGATAAGATTTTAAAAGATAAAGAGATAGAAGTAATTATTAATTTTGCTGCCGAATCTCATGTCGATCGAAGCATTGAAGAGGCAGAAGTCTTTATCAGGACTAATGTTTTAGGGACACAAGTACTACTTTCTTCCGCCAAGAGACAGGGTATCAGAAGATTTATTCAGATTTCAACTGACGAGGTATATGGCTCTTTAGGTTCTACGGGATATTTTACGGAAAGCACCCCTTTGTCTCCTAATTCTCCTTATTCTGCAAGTAAGGCAGGAGCAGATCTCTTGGTCTTGGCTTTTTGGCATACCCATAAATTTCCTGGAATAATCACTCGTTGTTCTAATAATTACGGTTTTTATCAATTTCCTGAAAAATTAATTCCCCTGATGATCTTAAATGCTTTGGAAGATAAATTCTTACCTGTTTATGGAGATGGGTTAAATGTTAGAGATTGGATATATGTAGAAGATCATTGTAGGGGCATTGATTTAGTTCTTCATAAAGGACAAGAGGGCGAGGTGTATAATTTTGGTGGAAACAGTGAAAAGACTAATCTTGAGACAGTTAGAACTATCTTGCAGTTGTTAAATAAACCAGAAAATTTAGTAAAGTATATCAAGGATCGACCAGGGCATGATAGAAGATACGCCATTGATTTTACTAAGGCAGAAAAAGAATTAGGTTGGAGACCGCAATACTCTTTCCAAGAAGGAATAAAGATGACTACAGAATGGTATGTCAAGAATTCCAAGTGGGTATATAGGGTGAAAAGTAAAGAGTACCTTGAATATTATGAAAAGATGTATGGAAATAAAGTAAACCTTTAA